The Solanum pennellii chromosome 11, SPENNV200 sequence TTTGAATAGGAagaaatttttccttttcctttttcactAGGAATCAGGATcctttccttttccttttaggaTTCTACATGTAAACTCCTTATATATAACCTATTTCttacattcataatttcattcttctttttctccatCATCATGACTAGCATGAAAGTTGGAGGAAACACATTGCCTGTTACTGTGGACGAACATGATCAAGTCAGGTACGATACGATTGCGAGACAAGCCGAAAACTCtaagaaaattgtatattgTCACTATAACGATCTTGTTCCCAAGTTTGTCAAGGATCATGACCAAGACTTGGAATTCGATGTTGTAcaagagaagaagaaactaaTCGACGAGACTACTCGGGAGACGAAGGCTATCCTTCTTCAGAAGATTGGTACACAACAATCTTGGGACTCTATGGAGTCACTTAAGTTCATTAAGTACAAGCCTTGTAAGCAGCAGCAGGGTTCAAGGCTTGTTAAGATGGTTGAGAAGGCAGTAGACCCTATGGAGCCACCCAAGTTCAAGCACAAGAAGGTACCTAGGGCATCTGGTTCACCGCCAGTGCCTGTTATGCATTCTCCTCCTCGTCCTGTTACAGTGAAGGATCAACAGGATTGGAAGATTCCGCCTTGTATATCGAACTGGAAGAACCCTAAAGGTTACACAATCCCACTTGATAAGCGTCTTGCTGTTGATGGGAGCAGAGGAATTGAAGAGGTTAAGATCAATGATAATTTCCCAAGACTTGCTGAGGCTCTGTATGTTGCAACTGAGAAAGCTACGGAAGCAATTGCAATGCGGTCAAAGGTTCAGAGAGAGATTATTCTGAAAGAGGAGTAAAAGAAAGAGATGGAGCTTCAGGAGTTGGCTCGCAAGGCGAGAGCTGAGATAGCTGCAGGTTTTAAGAATGATGGGGATGATTATGAGGGTCGATCACGGAGAGAGAAGATAAGCAAGGAGCGACGTCAGGAGAGGAGACTGTTGGAGGCAAAAGAGGGTGCAGCAATGAAGAGGAGAAAGATCAAAACCAGAGATGGAGACCGTGATATCAGCGAAAAGGTGGCTCTTGGGATGGCTTCTACATCAAGAGGTTGTGGAGAGGCCATGATGTATGACCAGAGATTGTTTAACCAGGAGAAAGGGATGGATTCTGGATTTGCTGCTGACGATGCCTATAACCTATATGACAAAACCTTATTTACTGCTCAGTGTACTCTGTACAGACCAAAAAAAGAAGTTGATTGTGATATGTACGGAGAGCAGCAACAGGAGAAGATCACTCACTCTAAGCCTCAGAATGCATTTGCTGGAACTTCTGAAAGGACTGGTCCTAGAGATAGACAATTTGAGGCTGATCCATTTGGTTTGGACCAGTTTTTGACAGGTGAAAAGAACAATATGGCAAATTATGGTAACTGAGGCACCATGAAAGCAGTGAAACCAGATGGCTATGAAACAACATCTAGAAGAACTTGTATTGCGTTTGGAGAAGGGCGTTGACGACATCCTGGTTGGCTTGCACAATGTAATTtgtttcttccttctttttctttgatgCACTTGAACAATGTCATTTCTCTTTTATATGTCTATCAAATGGTAAAACTTTCCACTAAAGCTGTGTCAAACTTTACTCAATTTGCATCCGCCCCTGCGAATAGAAAACCCTCAGGTTTCTTACCAAATTTGAGGAAATTAATGAGAATTTCTGATGATTCTCctcaaatcaatgaaaaatcTGACTGAATAAGTATTgcagcaaaataaataaaaatgaaaataaaaaaataatgtctgGAGAAATCCATACAAGATAATGAAGTTAAAGAAGAAAGACTGAGGAGAAAGgtaattaaaaagttaaatagTTTACAGTGGTCTTCGTATATTCGACTGAGATTAGGTGAAAACAGGGGGGAATGGAATTGAACTGAGAGTCCAAATAGgatttatattgaattaaaatatggaTACAAGTTGGGTCTTTGCCATGTTCTTAAATCACAACAGATGAGCACTGAAGATACCTCAACACAGGCCCCCATTAGTTTCAGACGACCTCACGTGTTGTTTTTGGAGCATACAATAGTACCACGAATCTATTCTAGAGGCACTACTAAAAGAAACTCAAACTTACTGTACATTTTAGACCTCAGAAGTCTCTTCCTCAGTGATTCGTCCAAGAGGAATAATAGCCAAGTTTTCGACTGTATGCTTCTATCTGATACATGAAGCAAAATGAATTAGTGTTATTGAAACAAATAGAGATGAAATAGAGAGTATTACTATATACTCACTGTGAATTTGGATATTTCGATTCAGTCCGGTTCATCTGGTCAAATCTTCTGGCAAAGTTCGGTAATTGTCTATTGGTTTAGTTTGATACTTCTGCTGAAGCATCAAGATCTTTGTTCTTCAGGTTGTAGAGCTTACATTATAACTTACGCACTGCATAGAAAAGAACACCAAGCACTTGAGGGTTTGAATAACATGAAATTCATATCATTTTCTGTTCCTTTGCAGGGTGTCCATGTTTTtacattgttttcttcttcatgACAAAATCATCTTTTCAATGTGGTAACTGTAAGTAGGCCTTTctagttaatttattttaattcactCAACATCATACAAGCTCTCCGACATCGTTCAGAAGGTAAAAgaaattataacataaatactaaatttgtagAAAAACATACCTAGCTGGAAACAAGATTGTATTATGTTGATAGCTTGTTGGTGTTAGATTAGAATGATGCTCGAGACATCCTGTGAACTTTTTTAATATTCACTTGTAATCTTTTTGTATGTAGCTACAGCACCTCCTTAGTGCTCTGATTTTAACATCAAAAACACTAGCCACttcaaaaaaaaaggtgaaCAGAATCTTTTGTTGCTCATATTATCATTTCAACCCAAAGCAAAATCAACTCTGGATTGATGTGTGATATATTGAAATATGGGCTAGAGGTAATGTCTTCTTTTGGTAAGATAGGCTAGATATATGTTCACCGTAAAATGTAGACAAGCTAAAAGACCTTTCGCTACACCTTTTGACATTTTACCGTCTTTGCTATCCAGAAGATACTTTATATGCCACTCCGTCAAAGCTGAAGAATAAAAATGGAACaaataaagaagtaaagaaGAAACTCACAAAAATGCTTTCTTCTGGCAATTTCAACCAATGAAATGCGATCTCTTTTCCAAATTAAGATTCCTACTGTCTTCCAGCGAAGTGACGAAGTTGGATAAAACAAGTGAGTCATTACGCGCATCCCTCTCATTGAGCCATTGCTCCTCAATATGGATACTGACATCCCTTTTAGTGTCATTCCATTTACAATAGTTAGAAGTAGGAAGCTATGAAAGGGGCTTGGATGCTGAATAACTCTTTTGCTGTTacagagaagaaagaaaaaatgaaaatgctaCCTCTTCAGAGAGAGAACTTCATAATTTCTGCGCAGATAATCAGCATACTTGATAAGGGCATCTTGTGCATACTGTCTCCCCACTGATCTTACTGAAGCAGCATTAAGTAAATTCTCCAGTGTGCCGTGCTTTTTCAAAAGCTTCAAAGCAGTCTTTCGACCAAAACCAGGAACAACATGCTGGATTCCAGGAACACCATCAACCTCATCGCCCAGTATGCACCCTTATCCAGAAAACCACAAAAAATTAGCAGCCAACATAATAACAGCAGACACTCAAGAACAAAACTGGTGATTAGATAATTCTAACAGCATCGACACTGAAGCATCAAAAATCCACCCATCCACGGTAGCTAGCCCATATTGCTAAAGCCCAGAAGTGCAGACATGGAAAAATGCTAAAGCCTTATAAGAAGAACAGGATAGCATGAAACACACGAAGCTATATGGCTACAAAAGAGGCTTTTGTTCTTCCTTTTACCAAGTGCTGCCTGTACTTTCTTCACAATGCTAAGGTAGTCTTCATGATGTTCTTGACCTAAGGTGCTCGGACTTGGGTGCGGGTGTCCAATACAGGTGTAGATTTAGAGGTCAGATCAATTCATGATCTACATTTTAAGATTCAAGGGTACCGATAGGGGTGCGGGGATTCGGCTAAAAGTAATTCAAATGTCTAAGAATAGAGTTGCATGTCTAAATTATGAGAACATTATGTGGTAAATTAAAAAGGTATTCTGAGGAGAGAATATTGATCAAGAGGAGATTTACAGAAGGTGATATAAGGAAAAGACTGTAATAGAAATTTATGTATACAGGgtacttcatttttttcaatttcacgTTAGCTTTTGTTTTGATTATAGAAATCATTGTAGTTGTCCTGAATTTCTCTGTCAATTTTGGTCAAAGTACCCAAAAATGGTTAACCGAATCCGGTACGATAAAAGAGAAGAATAAAAAGTTACAGATGTATTGAAGGTATGTTCATATCAATGGAAgatcttttcaaaatatttggtatgaaaaaatatttagtaaGATGTAgtaaaaattagaagaaaaagataTCTTATCCAAGATTGAATTCCCACACCGTCCTTCAATTTTACCCCTCTTCCGGGAAAGAACCACTCCCTAACTACGCCTCTCTTAATGTTCATATCCCAATCAGCGAAACGTCAGTCACAAACTAGCAGGGGTTGGTTATATGAATCCTCTATATTTGGTGTGCTCTATTCAGGACCACTTCATTTCACTACTCCATAATTTACCTTTTAATATAAACGGGAATCTCTTAAAACTACAGTTCTCTAAATCTCACCCAAACCCTGCCTTACAAGGAAGTAAAATAATGACTTTCAACTTGCAGCTATGAATAAGATATTATTAGCTTCAATAAGTACATGAACTAGTAACTTAAGTTAAGATAAAACCACACCTAAAAGGAGTGTGACATACTTACTCAGGCTCAAATCAGATCTGGGATCACAATTGTACTGTGCCACATAGTGTTTTAAGGTGTAAAAGGACCATCTATTGAACTCTGGTACTGGCATGACAATTTGAACATCATCAGATATCAGCTGTTTGAAGTCTTTGTCAGGAGAGGCAACCACAACTCGGTGCCCCCTTTGCAGAACCTGTTCTACAAGTGTGGCTATAACATCATCTGCTTCATGTGATTCAATCTTAACTACCTGCATATTACAGTTGGTCAAAAGCCTTTCTCGTTATGCTAAGAAGATTGCGTAAcgcaaaaaaatatatgagcAACACATAGAAGAAAGCTTTCAAACAAGACTGTTTAgtgcaaaaaataatattctgaGCAAGAATGTCCAgcccaaaaatatattaaagtctGCAGTTAtagttgctcggactctccaaaaCTGATGCCACACCTGTGCTGAATCCTCCAAAATGCACTGTTTTTGGAAGATCCGACATGAACCTGGCAACATTGCTaaagagtctgagcaacatagatTATAAATACAACAACCATAGTCAAACCTGAGGCAGGAGATGCACAAGGTAGCAGGAAAATACTAAGATCAAAAATATCATAAGGGGAGTACTGGGATATGTAGGCCACTGGTTGTAATTTACTATTTCTCGTTGTTAATAAGGTTGAGTGTCTGTATGTGTTCTCACCCAAACTTAAAGCTGAAATGACATTAATAGGCCTCAGAAACTGTTCTCTTGAGAGAAAACTAGCTGGTATTGATTGTTCCATTCAAAGTTCATGGATTTATTTGTTTGGTCCAAGATTCGTTCTTTCTCCATTCAACTTTTGCTATATATGAATCTCCAGAGTTGTTGCTTGCCATAAGCAACTCACATTTCGAAAGCAAATTTCTTTCTGACAAGTAGGAAAAATTAAATCTATATCATGGTTCATGCTTCTTAGTATTATCAGTTAGAAATAACATTGTAGTTAATATCAGTAAATTACACCGTCGATgcacaaaaaaatagaagacCTTCCTCAAATCGGTAGTAAAGATAACCGTCAACTTCAGACTACTGAAGTAACCAGATTCCAAGGATGCATCAATAAATCAAAACTACAAGtattgatgaagaaattgtTCACTCACAGGAACATTGCAGCTCTGAAGAACATCCAAGATGAGCCTATGTGACCTTTCAATCGTACTCCGTGGAGATTTTActgcaccttgtaactgatgcCAGTATTTCCTCCTAC is a genomic window containing:
- the LOC107003038 gene encoding uncharacterized protein LOC107003038 isoform X1; this encodes MEIQQFPPFTITPRHFHPIPNSTHHPVLVSPLKQQRNLLKLSPLFCSSPHSHPVVQDPILQQGNGSLGKSRDTHYKNSRKKRVFFLDVNPICYKGSIPSLQSFAHWISIFFSQVSLTDPVIAVIDGERGNEYRRQLLPSYKASRRKYWHQLQGAVKSPRSTIERSHRLILDVLQSCNVPVVKIESHEADDVIATLVEQVLQRGHRVVVASPDKDFKQLISDDVQIVMPVPEFNRWSFYTLKHYVAQYNCDPRSDLSLRCILGDEVDGVPGIQHVVPGFGRKTALKLLKKHGTLENLLNAASVRSVGRQYAQDALINKRVIQHPSPFHSFLLLTIVNGMTLKGMSVSILRSNGSMRGMRVMTHLFYPTSSLRWKTVGILIWKRDRISLVEIARRKHFCEFLLYFFICSIFILQL
- the LOC107003038 gene encoding uncharacterized protein LOC107003038 isoform X3, which produces MEIQQFPPFTITPRHFHPIPNSTHHPVLVSPLKQQRNLLKLSPLFCSSPHSHPVVQDPILQQGNGSLGKSRDTHYKNSRKKRVFFLDVNPICYKGSIPSLQSFAHWISIFFSQVSLTDPVIAVIDGERGNEYRRQLLPSYKASRRKYWHQLQGAVKSPRSTIERSHRLILDVLQSCNVPVVKIESHEADDVIATLVEQVLQRGHRVVVASPDKDFKQLISDDVQIVMPVPEFNRWSFYTLKHYVAQYNCDPRSDLSLRCILGDEVDGVPGIQHVVPGFGRKTALKLLKKHGTLENLLNAASVRSVGRQYAQDALIKYADYLRRNYEVLSLKRDVSIHIEEQWLNERDARNDSLVLSNFVTSLEDSRNLNLEKRSHFIG
- the LOC107003038 gene encoding uncharacterized protein LOC107003038 isoform X2 gives rise to the protein MEIQQFPPFTITPRHFHPIPNSTHHPVLVSPLKQQRNLLKLSPLFCSSPHSHPVVQDPILQQGNGSLGKSRDTHYKNSRKKRVFFLDVNPICYKGSIPSLQSFAHWISIFFSQVSLTDPVIAVIDGERGNEYRRQLLPSYKASRRKYWHQLQGAVKSPRSTIERSHRLILDVLQSCNVPVVKIESHEADDVIATLVEQVLQRGHRVVVASPDKDFKQLISDDVQIVMPVPEFNRWSFYTLKHYVAQYNCDPRSDLSLRCILGDEVDGVPGIQHVVPGFGRKTALKLLKKHGTLENLLNAASVRSVGRQYAQDALINKRVIQHPSPFHSFLLLTIVNGMTLKGMSVSILRSNGSMRGMRVMTHLFYPTSSLRWKTVGILIWKRDRISLVEIARRKHFLRKL